Proteins encoded by one window of Candidatus Saccharibacteria bacterium:
- a CDS encoding glycosyltransferase family 4 protein: MRILIDARWIKQTGIGRYIEQTVEQILQLDKSNRYILLVRPQDRAKLKLQAPNLEYLESNEPWFTFREQTTFLRRINLAKPDLVHFTNFDFPILYRGPFVITIHDLTLLEFKNVNRSKMLPAYYHVKDAVMRTVLRKGIEKSQKVLVPTNYVKQGLLKRYKSSARKIVVTHEAADAPYPNPRVNLAKFGIDKPFLFYVGNAYPHKNLERLIIAFGKLVNSYRLDYQLVIAGRKDAFHKRLEDEVAQANLQHRVIFTNYVDDAELAGLYKKAALYVFPSLSEGFGLPPLEALGYGLPVASSKATCLPEILGNAAAYFNPKSPNDMAKVISSLLADTKQQQELVKKGKQQFNKFSWRQTAQETLAVYESVERKLKKQT; the protein is encoded by the coding sequence ATGCGAATACTTATAGATGCCCGATGGATCAAGCAAACTGGTATTGGCCGCTATATTGAGCAAACCGTCGAGCAAATTCTACAACTCGATAAGTCCAACCGCTATATTTTACTTGTTCGGCCACAAGACCGTGCAAAACTTAAACTACAAGCACCCAATCTAGAATACCTAGAATCCAACGAGCCGTGGTTTACCTTTCGAGAGCAGACGACTTTTTTACGTCGTATTAACTTGGCCAAGCCAGACTTAGTGCACTTTACTAACTTTGATTTCCCAATTCTCTATCGCGGCCCTTTCGTAATAACTATTCACGACCTCACACTATTGGAATTCAAAAATGTTAATCGGAGCAAAATGCTGCCGGCCTACTACCATGTTAAAGACGCCGTTATGCGCACTGTTTTGCGCAAAGGCATAGAAAAATCTCAAAAAGTACTGGTACCAACCAACTATGTTAAACAAGGCCTACTTAAGCGCTACAAATCGTCGGCTCGCAAAATTGTAGTTACCCATGAAGCTGCCGATGCACCCTACCCAAACCCGCGCGTTAATCTAGCCAAGTTTGGTATCGATAAGCCCTTCTTGTTTTATGTAGGCAATGCTTATCCGCACAAAAACTTAGAGCGCTTGATAATTGCTTTTGGAAAACTAGTTAATAGCTATCGGCTCGACTATCAACTTGTAATCGCCGGTCGTAAAGATGCTTTTCACAAGCGGCTAGAGGATGAGGTTGCGCAGGCTAATTTGCAACACCGGGTAATCTTTACCAACTATGTTGATGATGCTGAGCTGGCCGGCCTGTACAAGAAGGCGGCCCTATATGTGTTTCCGTCACTATCGGAGGGGTTTGGTCTGCCACCACTCGAGGCTTTGGGCTATGGCTTGCCAGTAGCCAGCAGCAAGGCCACCTGCTTACCCGAGATATTGGGCAATGCGGCCGCCTACTTTAACCCTAAGAGCCCCAACGACATGGCCAAGGTTATTTCGAGCCTTTTAGCCGACACAAAGCAACAGCAAGAACTGGTAAAAAAAGGCAAGCAACAATTTAATAAATTTAGTTGGCGGCAAACTGCCCAAGAAACGCTGGCTGTTTACGAGAGCGTGGAGCGCAAACTCAAGAAGCAGACTTAG